CCGGCACAATAACTAATGTGATCAATGTAGCAAATGTTAATCCGCCGAAAACAGAAGCACCGAGCGGTCTCCAAGTTTCTGCACCTTCGCCTGTGCTTAACGCAAGCGGAAGTAAACCAAACATTGTCGTCAATGCAGTCATCAAAACTGGACGCAGTCTGCTTCTTCCTCCAGCAAGAATTGCTTCGACGAGTGTATATTCTCTTTCTCTTAGAATATTAATGTAATCGACAAGAACAATCGCATTGTTTACGACTATTCCGACAAGCATCACCAATCCGATGAACGAGATAACATTCAAAGTCTCTCCGAAAACTGCCAATCCAATTAGAACGCCTGAAAATGCAAATGGTACGCTGAACATAATTATAAATGGATCGCGAAAACTTTCAAACTGCGCCGACATTACAATATAAACTAATACTATACTTAATAAGAGAAGTAAAATTAAATCCGAGAAAGCTTCCTGCTGCTGTTCATAGCTTCCTCCGAATTCAATGGCAACTCCAGGCGGCAGGGGAATTTTTTCAATTTCACCTTGAAGAGTGCTCACAACTTCTCCAAGCGATTTTCCGGAAATTCCGCATTCAACTTTTACAATTCGCTCTTGGTCTTTTCTGTCAATTTGGATAGGAGAGAATGCACGTTTAATTGCTGCAATACTTTTCAGCGGGATCCTATCTCCTTTAATGTTTTGCACTTCAAAATTTTCAACGGCTTCGAGACTGCTTCTGTCCGATTCGTTCAGACGTAATCTTAAATTGTATGCATCTTTTCTCGCCCGGAAGTCTGTCGGAGTTGCGCCTGAAATATAATTCCGAAGTGTATTCGCGACCATTCCAACATTCAAACCGAGTGCTGATGCTTTTTCCCGATCAA
This is a stretch of genomic DNA from Ignavibacteria bacterium. It encodes these proteins:
- a CDS encoding efflux RND transporter permease subunit yields the protein EIKNIFYQIGQSSSGFESAFGSKESDNIGEISFLLVKKAQRERSVNEIADDLRKKISKYPGITKLTINTAGGGEQMFGGGKPISVEIIGNDLKLTKQIAEKVHAIMKITEGIVEPQISLQEEKLELIIDIDREKASALGLNVGMVANTLRNYISGATPTDFRARKDAYNLRLRLNESDRSSLEAVENFEVQNIKGDRIPLKSIAAIKRAFSPIQIDRKDQERIVKVECGISGKSLGEVVSTLQGEIEKIPLPPGVAIEFGGSYEQQQEAFSDLILLLLLSIVLVYIVMSAQFESFRDPFIIMFSVPFAFSGVLIGLAVFGETLNVISFIGLVMLVGIVVNNAIVLVDYINILREREYTLVEAILAGGRSRLRPVLMTALTTMFGLLPLALSTGEGAETWRPLGASVFGGLTFATLITLVIVPVMYSIFEKTIKTKARK